A single Lactuca sativa cultivar Salinas chromosome 8, Lsat_Salinas_v11, whole genome shotgun sequence DNA region contains:
- the LOC111911119 gene encoding galactinol synthase 2: MAPPAATNTGNTLTSGHVKANTLPRRAYITFLAGDGDYWKGVVALAKGLRKAKSVYPLVVAMLPDVPMDHRHKLLSQGCIIREIEPLYPPENHTQFAMAYYVINYSKLRIWEFVEYSKMIYLDGDIQVFDNIDHLFDLPDGHFYAVMDCFCERNWRNSPQYQIGYCQQTPDKVHWPEEQLGPKPPLYFNAGMFVSEPNLSTYHDLLESVKSTPPTLFAEQDFLNIFFRDIYKPIPNIYNLILAMLWRHPENVELDKIKVVHYCADGSKPWRYTGEDVNMDREDIKMLVSKWWDIYNDESLDYVHGDSKVTTTHLMAADKPTPPVTKRGCPLFVSAPSAA; encoded by the exons ATGGCTCCACCAGCTGCTACAAACACCGGCAACACACTCACTTCCGGTCACGTCAAGGCGAACACCTTGCCTCGCCGTGCATATATCACTTTCTTGGCCGGCGACGGTGACTACTGGAAAGGCGTCGTTGCTCTCGCCAAGGGTCTCCGCAAGGCCAAGTCCGTCTACCCACTCGTCGTAGCAATGCTTCCCGACGTTCCAATGGACCACCGCCACAAATTGCTCTCTCAAGGCTGCATCATCCGCGAGATTGAGCCCTTATACCCGCCGGAAAACCACACCCAGTTCGCCATGGCCTACTATGTCATTAATTACTCCAAGCTTCGTATTTGGGAG TTTGTGGAGTACAGCAAGATGATATACTTGGACGGAGACATACAAGTGTTCGACAACATTGACCATCTGTTTGACTTGCCGGACGGCCATTTCTACGCCGTCATGGACTGTTTCTGTGAGAGAAACTGGAGGAACAGCCCGCAGTATCAGATCGGATACTGTCAGCAGACGCCGGACAAGGTTCACTGGCCGGAAGAGCAGTTGGGTCCAAAACCACCGCTTTATTTCAACGCCGGAATGTTCGTTTCCGAACCCAATCTCTCCACCTACCACGACCTCTTGGAGTCGGTGAAGTCCACTCCACCGACGTTATTCGCCGAGCAAGATTTCTTGAACATTTTCTTTCGAGACATTTACAAGCCTATCCCAAATATCTACAACTTAATCTTGGCGATGCTTTGGCGCCACCCTGAGAACGTTGAGCTTGACAAGATCAAGGTGGTGCACTACTGCGCCGACGGGTCGAAGCCGTGGAGGTACACCGGAGAGGACGTGAACATGGATAGGGAAGATATCAAGATGCTAGTGAGCAAGTGGTGGGATATTTACAACGACGAGAGCTTGGATTACGTTCATGGCGATTCTAAGGTCACAACCACACACTTGATGGCGGCGGATAAACCGACGCCGCCGGTGACCAAGAGGGGTTGTCCTCTTTTCGTTAGTGCTCCGTCGGCGGCTTAA